Genomic DNA from Cucumis melo cultivar AY chromosome 10, USDA_Cmelo_AY_1.0, whole genome shotgun sequence:
TTGACAATTACTCTCAAAACTCAAGCACTATGGTGAGTAAATTTGTTTTAAAGAGACAACGTGAATTCGTTGAGCTCAGatttgaaggaatggaattcctaaagcgaaagcttatgaacgcccgtgcgagtgaaattcaatttatgaaaccaataaattcaaagaaaaataataaacatgcttttcatggaaaaggtgaaaataaactgacctttgtagaaccaattcttcttccaagcttcgtggcaccacaaaatcttcctcgttattctccaagtaaagaatcacagagagttgtgggcttctgtaattttggtgagggaagaagcttttgagagaattttgttttgttgggatacagagagatcgtaagattgtgttgtgctgttaaaaaagaaacctttctttttattttcttttaaaacaaatctcaacaatggagggggaagttatcaaataacttccccatccttcccacgtagggagttattatatatatatatatatatatatatatatatatatatatatatatatatatatatatatatatatatatatatatattaattaaattaaataaaatcaatataaatttaattaaaaaatattatatctcatataatataaaattaatataaatttaattacaaatatattatatctcatataatataaactttatattatatcatatataatataaccaatgatttagatctctcatataatctatagttctaatatgaatcgaattcaattttaacctatagtttatttatgaatctcattcatattattattattatttgaatcatattcaaatattaacttctctcacaaaaaactttacattataatgtatcaaatacattatattaattgtatcatatacaatttattccctttaatcaatttgaacaattcaaattaaaccaaaataaatttgattctcatttatccttattgagctaacaaggggaccttatggacctacagattgaagctctaatgaaatgagattaattaattaaactctttaattaaatttaatctctattcattaactattagtcattccactaaagactaatagttgcactcttctaactgtagatatatttttgtgtccattagatataaccaatcaacagtgcaacgacccttcacaaattgctcgtaagtacagctaggccaaaaattaccgttttgcccctgtagttacatctaactccttaagtaccattgattcctctaatgaacaataattatagtcctactataactgaactcctctcaggccaagagagggtgtggcgccacattgttcaagccctgaaatcgacccttaagagagcaaattctctacttactctatctatagagaaggagtgaattccttcttgtgtagctgcgttcccagctccccaatcagacgaatccccaaaatggtaggcatattgagtcggctacataggccactctcacccatacaaatcaaaggatcgcctacaaaggcaggagttcacaactcactcaagattcagatcaagtcacctatagtcatcctggtgaaatgtagtctcaactaataacggtgttaataagagagactattcatttcatggtctggtcttatacaaactctttgtatagaatacccccgctctaatgtctcgacataaatgattaggatcaaatcatttgtagcactttagaacaattgtaacaactacaaagcagaccgtattcgtagtgtaccaggataaggtatccagccttatccatttactacagaccatttaggttatcacttaaacatgatccacttgtatgtctctacatacatgtttaggttacagaagataaccttggatgttagtttattggttttgtgagttaatgcaactaaatatcaaataaaataaaacactttattttattagataaataaaaagtttgtattatatatacaattacaaactacaagaccacgagatttagggcatcaaccccaacaatctcccacttgtcctaaagctagtggggtgtacaaaataaaaaataaaatactataatagtacacaaaacaagaaactagggcatacaatatgcacccagtaaatctcccacttgccctaggttaaatgtggcatgtcacgtagacccagactctctaggtgaccctcaaacaccttagccttgaggggctttgtaaacggatcagcaACATTGTGTGTCAAAGCTATCTGTGTGACGATCACGTCCCTTCGATGCACTATCTCTCGAATCAAGTGATACTTGCGCTCAATATGCTTTCCACGCTTGTGGCTTCTGGGCTCCCTAGAATTAGCCACAGCCCCACTATTATCACAGTAAAGAGTAATTGGCTTTGACATGTTTGGAACTACTTCCAAATCAATCAAGAAGTTTCTAAGCCAAACAGCCTCTTTGGCAGCTTCACAAGCTGCAACGTACTCTGCCTCCATAGTGGAGTGAGCaatacatccttgcttgatacttctccaaactacagctcctccgttaagagtgaacactgaacctgaagtagatttcctagaatctcTATCAGTCTGAAAGTCAGAGTCTGTGTATCCTGTAAGAATcaaatccttagaaccatacataAGCGTGTAGtccctcgttctcctaagatacttgaggatAGTTTTAACGGCAGTCCAATGAGCTAATCCTGGATTAGATTGATATCTACTGACTATCCCAACCGCATAACagatgtcaggtctagtacataacatcgcatacatcaagctgccaacagctgatgcataggggatatgtctcatttcctcaacgtcttgaggtgtcttaggacactgttccttagacaaagtaactccatgcctgaaaggtagtaagcctctcttggagttttgcattgaatatttaacaactattttgtcaatatacgatgcttgagacaaagctagcattttgttcttacgatctctaaagatctgaatacccagaacaaattgtgcctctcccaaacctttcatttgaaattgggttGCTAGCCATTGTTTGATGTGAGTTAGTAAACCtatatcattcccaatgagtaggatatcatctacgtacaaaactaagaaagctactgatttgttgatgattcttttgtagacacaaggttcatcaacgatttgatcaaatccataagattttattgcggtatcaaatcttatgttccaagatcgagaagcttgttttaatccataaatagaACGATTAAGCTTGCAAATCTTTTGCTCTTGACTTGGAATTATGAATCCTTCTGGTTGTTGCATATAGATGGTCTcctcaagattgccattcaaaaaggcagtctttacatccatttgccaaatctcatagtcaaaatatgcagcaatggacaaaagtatttgaatagactttaacatggcaacaggtgagaaagtctcctcatagtcaactccctcaacttgggtataaccctttgccactagtctagctttaaaagtttgtaccttaccatctgcacctctttttctcttgtagatccatttacaacctataggttttaccccatcaggttgatctacaagatcccagaccgaattgaagtacatagactccaattcaagattcatagctttgatccattcatctttatccacatcctccattgccttcttaaaagtcaatggatcctcaatgtcgccatcagatatgacagttaaggtttcagttaaactcatataacgaataggtaagtttgtaaccctcccacttcgtcgaggttccctcaacgattgaggttgatgtgtcatagtagatgaaccgacatgaacaactcttgttaatgcactaggctcttcaacaactcttgttgaaggttcagtagtttctttggaaagttcatttaatactatcttactacgcggtttgtgctcccttatgtggtcctcttctaaaaatgtagcatttgtcgatacaaacactttattatctttagtatcatagaagtaaccacctctagttcctttggggtagcctacaaataaacataattttgaacgaggttccaatttcttagggttattctcaagcacgtgtgctggacaaccccaaattctgaaatgacgtaaactacctttacgaccattccataattttaaaggtgtttcagaaacacttttagatggaacacaattcaaaatatagactgcagtttgcactgcataaccccaaaacgaattaggtaagtgagcgtaactcatcatagaccgaaccatgtccaacaaggttcgatttctcctttctgatacaccattctgttgaggtgtaccaggtgctgagagttgagatacaattccacattccatcaaatagttttggaatttcaaatccatatactctccacctcgatccgatcgaaatgttttaatagttttacttaatgcgttttcaacttcagccttgtattccttgaactttcaagggcttcagacttatgttgcattaaataaacatacccatatcttgaataatcatcagtaaaagtgatgaaatattcaaatcctcctcttgctttaacattcataggaccacatagatctgaatgtacaagttctagaggttctttggccctatgaccttttccagtaaaaggtcttttggtcatcttaccttcaaggcatgactcacatacaggtaaagaattttcttctaactcacttagaagtccattctttactaatctctcaatcctattgagatttatatgCCCTAATCTTAAGTGCCAAAGATGagcattttcttttggagaaattttaagttgtttattttgagttattgcagttttgaacatttcagtattaagaagagctttagatgttaatgatcttaacacataaagattattttctaactttgcagaacaaatctcaacaccatttttgtaaataaacactttatttacattaaaagttaacgagtaagattgttctagtaagcactttacagaaatcaaattcctttttaaatcaggaacaacatatacattttctaataaaagaaaagatttctgTAAACAAAGTCGAAGCCCTCCCACTGCAATTGCTGAGACGACATGCCCAGTTCCAACTCGCATCGTCATCTCTCCAGTCTCCAACTGCCGCCAGGAACTAATTCcctgaaatgaagaacaaacatgattagtggcacctgaatctattatccaggctgaatcatcattttccattaaacaagtctctagcactagtaaatcatatttaccttgtttaGCCTTCTTCTTTTCTGCCAAGTACTTGGGACAGTTTCTCTTCCAATGTCCCTCTTGGTTGCAATGGAAACATATTCCCTTTGCAGCTTTGGCTTTCTTGGTCGTTTTAGCAGCAGCGAGGTTAGCTTTATTTCCTTGgccacccttcttcttcttccacttcttatTGCCAGATGAAGAAGGCATAGACTTAGTTCCAGAGGTCGAACCCCTATGGAACTTTCTTGTggaagtagcaacatttgcctctcccttctgtcccttgattttcatcagagactcaaaagtctgtagctcgttgagaagggtggtaagggtataagcaatcttattcataacagcaTTGCTTCTAAATTGCAGGAAACTCTCTGGAAGAGATTccaaaataaagctaacctgactggcttcatcgatgacagccccattcatttctgccacgttgaaatgaaccatcatattgagaacatgttctcgcACTGAGGCTCCCTCATTCATACGGGCATTATAAATGTATTTCAGAGCATCATGCTTGATCTGATAAGAGGCCTGACCAAACATCTCCTGCAAGGAGTCCATAATCTCACGAGCAGTGAGcattgattcatgtttcttggcCAATACTTCAGATAAGCTTGCCAAGATGTATGCTCGGGCTTTTTCATTTTCCTTGGCCCAACGCTCATATGGTTCTCGAACAGTTCGAGTTGCATTAGCAGCTGGGACTTGAGGACACTCCTCAACTAGGACAAATCTAAGGTCATCGATGATTAGCACAGTGTTGATAGTATTTTTCCAAGATGCATAATTATTGCCATTAAGTTTATCAGCAGCCAGCATATTCAAAGTAGCACTCGTCATTATCAAATTACTgaaaatatacaatttatttatattagttatactagcattttccatataaaaccaatcaatttagcaaaattttaatgtatcctaagtgatatctattttgcaatgatgcttcagtgaggtaggataaaaatctccgtagggtgattaattatcccttcactaaattgagacaatctcaactaaatattacactagaataactcttattcctataatagttagtcatcattgtttagtcaagaaatgattaacttacttaaaaatttcttgtaagtgtaacctttCATTTTAGATTCTAGAGTTCCGCCCCAATAAGTAATCCGTAGGGAAAAAACCGATTGGagcaaaaactaaagaaatcttatccatttctggagtttgagtaaaatctaatgcaaacaccttccgtaggggaacacaagcaaaggtgcctcaAGGCCAAGCATGAGAATTTACTAAAAACTAATGAAAGAGACCGCGGGATGTGTTGACACACATccctctcccacttactataaacactatctccattcaccttgttattgacttaAACAAACACCATCCGTAAGgggacacaagcaaaggtgcctcgaggccgagcataagtctcacggtgtgaatgtttaaggagaaacatgaaaagaaaaatgaagtatcatatacctcatttcctcccacttagtgttttacttaaaaaaaaaacaacttagaaaatacggctaattatttatctaagtccattgttaaattggcccaatataactcttatattggatagtttaacaatatatgattattgttcatcaaacactttgataaatataatcatgtattgcatgcttataaaatgtttgactaattcaccttccaggtcagttcccaggtaggggTGTTCCGTTACCGTCAGCTTAAGTACCCCAGCCTAGACAGAACCTTCCTTAGACAAAGGTCCCTtatagacaaatattttataaatttaatcttttattgatatcattttaatcctaataaaacgagaaaagattaaccctatttctaatctcattagaaatattattcattaaggtctaggtgaattaattttaaactatttaaaactaattgtgaccttatgttagcatgcaactctttattatagattttaattctaaattcataaacttataacacttataaggaaagaaaataattaaaatctataaacatgcaattctaatttaattaatatatatattctctaagTAATGACACGCTCaatgcattttcattttcatcacacaatacaacaattatattaatgcaatgaaaataaaaacatccaTCAATCAAACTTTCCTTCCAATTTTGGTTCTCACAAACCAAAATTTCATTCTCAGATAATAGAAAGGTTTCTAAGTGGTGGTGCTCCAATTTGGTGTTTGATAGATAtagagtcgtcaacgagagaGATTTCCTACCCCTTCTTCCTAttctctatattttttttatatagcaTGCTTATCCTTATAGAAATTAGTTTATGTTATTTATCAATGTATTAGTATTTTTAGGTTCCcaaattaaattgagttatggttttgtttaattattcCGCTACTAGGGCTCTTATCCCTTCGCAACAAACTCcaatttatttcaaatttcgtttcccaaaaaagaaaaagcaagaACACATATAACACAAGCAAACTCGTTCCATCAGTCATAACTTAAACAAGATAAATTACAGCAACAGCCAAACTAGAAGAACTTACCAACTTCCAGAACATGAAACTATGAAGATGGTGTACATGCAAGGGCAGCTGAAGAATCAAGGAAGTCGAACCCTTGCAAGTAAGAAGAAGAGCAGTGGAGCGTGTACGTTGGGAGAGGCGAAGTAGTGGACGAACAGCTACAGCAACGACGGTCAAAAAGGAGGAAGGAAAAGATGAAGGGAGACGTGGAATGGCGATACTTCATGTCTGTCGGAAGGAGGAATGAGTGACGATGGAAGGAAAAGTGTAAAAATTAGGATGAGGAAAAAATGTGAGATACGATCTAAAAGATTCATATCTTGTGTGAGGGTTTGGAAGGGTATCTCCAAATGCTGTAAAGAAGGGCGTCACGAGCTCACTTGATCTATCTCTCGACGACCATTTTGCCTATCAGAAGATCCTCGTTTACTTATAGTGATAGATAGGTGCAGtccaaaatacaataaaatatttttcacaACAAAATGTAAACGTGGGATCCATAAAACTATATAAATATTGATGTGAATATGAACATTTCTTGATAAAGTTTTAACATCATACATAGTCtttttttagtaaaagattcATGTTGAAAGATTTGAACTATAAATATCTTATACAATACAGTGCTTAGCGTACACAAATATTCAACTATTATTAGCATAACAtacatggttatatcaaattaCAACATGACTAGATTAAACATACATAATGAGAAGTCGTAAGTTTAAATTAAGCCACTTgaattcaaataattttcaaatattagtttCAACCAGGGTGGATGttttaaattaaatgaaattggataaattgttatttagtttttaaacgtattttagaataattttaaatagATAAAATAGTTTTTTCATGTTCAAAAACATTGTGAAATATGTATTTattcatttaaaaatataaaaataatactTAGAAATGCAAAATCAAACcttaaatgtaaaaaaatcattttaatgTTCGGTAGATCCACAAAGTTTTGTTCGCTGATCTTTTAGACGAGATGCTACTCTTAAAAGAAAGGTGATCGATTCTATCTTGGTTGACAATTACTCTCAAAACTCAAGCACTATGGTGAGTAAATTTGTTTTAAAGAGACAACGTGAATTCGTTGAGCTCAGatttgaaggaatggaattcctaaagcgaaagcttatgaacgcccgtgcgagtgaaattcaatttatgaaaccaataaattcaaagaaaaataataaacatgcttttcatggaaaaggtgaaaataaactgacctttgtagaaccaattcttcttccaagcttcgtggcaccacaaaatcttcctcgttattctccaagtaaagaatcacagagagttgtgggcttctgtaattttggtgagggaagaagcttttgagagaattttgttttgttgggatacagagagatcgtaagattgtgttgtgctgttaaaaaagaaacctttctttttattttcttttaaaacaaatctcaacaatggagggggaagttatcaaataacttccccatccttcccacgtagggagttattatatatatatatatatatatatatattaattaaattaaataaaatcaatataaatttaattaaaaaatattatatctcatataatataaaat
This window encodes:
- the LOC127151170 gene encoding uncharacterized protein LOC127151170; protein product: MTSATLNMLAADKLNGNNYASWKNTINTVLIIDDLRFVLVEECPQVPAANATRTVREPYERWAKENEKARAYILASLSEVLAKKHESMLTAREIMDSLQEMFGQASYQIKHDALKYIYNARMNEGASVREHVLNMMRVSCNLEAMLL